In one window of Syngnathus scovelli strain Florida chromosome 20, RoL_Ssco_1.2, whole genome shotgun sequence DNA:
- the cnstb gene encoding consortin, connexin sorting protein b isoform X3, producing MFPGSVSRYGASSLSPELLASLQSLGENTDYTLLPHSLHQIAQACSLQEDYQLAIQLLQLEKLYHERVLFNLTVLQENWESQCKEKDADKCLPAETDNIGQKHIETLRHICGTHLKPSLGEDRTLIDVTRQSKKEAPHQGKASNPEITNEDDKEVGKMISKSNHPNHHKPGICEETLEEMKEDDEEEQDVKVEWPAGVPQASDTDLAKLCHVDGSLSSDGLVSILKRRRASLDGLPPPGNIDNKMNCKRKVRFIEPQDGMDQDEVGGDSCLILLLLCLVTVVISVGGTALYCSLVDKSSNICTDFTLNMDFYVTNMWSFFQGFRHWLPHGT from the exons ATGTTTCCAGGAAGCGTCTCCAGATATGGAGCGTCGAGCCTCAGCCCAGAGCTGCTGGCCTCTCTGCAGTCTCTTGGAGAAAATACTGACTACACACTACTGCCACACTCGCTACACCAG ATCGCACAAGCCTGCTCACTCCAAGAGGACT ACCAGTTGGCCATCCAGCTTCTCCAGCTAGAGAAGCTCTACCATGAGCGTGTGCTTTTTAACCTCACTGTCCTGCAGGAGAACTGGG AGAGCCAATGTAAAGAGAAGGATGCTGACAAGTGCTTGCCTGCTGAAACAGACAACATTGGTCAGAAACACATTGAGACGCTGAGACACATCTGTGGGACACACCTCAA ACCATCCCTTGGTGAGGATAGAACGCTAATCGACGTAACAAGACAAAGCAAGAAAGAGGCGCCCCATCAGGGAAAAG CAAGCAAccctgaaataacaaatgaagaTGACAAAGAAGTGGGAAAAATGATATCCAAGTCAAATCATCCTAACCATCATAAACCTGGAATATGCGAAGAGACGCTTGAGGAAATGAAAGAAGATGACGAGGAAGAGCAGGACGTGAAGGTGGAGTGGCCTGCAGGAGTTCCGCAGGCATCAGACACAGACCTGGCAAAACTTTGCCATGTAGATGGG AGTCTGTCCTCCGATGGTCTGGTTTCTATTCTGAAGAGGAGGAGAGCATCCCTGGATGGACTGCCGCCCCCTGGCAACATAGACAACAAGATGAACTGCAAACGCAAAGTTCGCTTTATTGAGCCGCAAGATGGCATGGACCAAG atgaagtgggtggagactccTGCTTGATCCTGCTTCTGCTGTGTCTAGTTACCGTGGTGATCAGCGTAGGTGGGACGGCGCTCTACTGCTCCTTGGTGGACAAGTCGTCCAATATTTGCACCGACTTCACTCTGAACATGGACTTCTACGTGACCAACATGTGGAGTTTCTTCCAAGGTTTCCGACATTGGCTGCCTCACGGAACATAA
- the cnstb gene encoding consortin, connexin sorting protein b isoform X1 translates to MKEKLAEVTEVMGNNNSEPPNGPDIATHQDDDVTGSVSRYGASSLSPELLASLQSLGENTDYTLLPHSLHQIAQACSLQEDYQLAIQLLQLEKLYHERVLFNLTVLQENWESQCKEKDADKCLPAETDNIGQKHIETLRHICGTHLKPSLGEDRTLIDVTRQSKKEAPHQGKASNPEITNEDDKEVGKMISKSNHPNHHKPGICEETLEEMKEDDEEEQDVKVEWPAGVPQASDTDLAKLCHVDGSLSSDGLVSILKRRRASLDGLPPPGNIDNKMNCKRKVRFIEPQDGMDQDEVGGDSCLILLLLCLVTVVISVGGTALYCSLVDKSSNICTDFTLNMDFYVTNMWSFFQGFRHWLPHGT, encoded by the exons ATGAAAGAAAAGCTGGCTGAGGTGACGGAGGTGATGGGTAATAACAACAGTGAGCCGCCTAATGGTCCAGACATTGCAACTCATCaggatgatgatgtcacag GAAGCGTCTCCAGATATGGAGCGTCGAGCCTCAGCCCAGAGCTGCTGGCCTCTCTGCAGTCTCTTGGAGAAAATACTGACTACACACTACTGCCACACTCGCTACACCAG ATCGCACAAGCCTGCTCACTCCAAGAGGACT ACCAGTTGGCCATCCAGCTTCTCCAGCTAGAGAAGCTCTACCATGAGCGTGTGCTTTTTAACCTCACTGTCCTGCAGGAGAACTGGG AGAGCCAATGTAAAGAGAAGGATGCTGACAAGTGCTTGCCTGCTGAAACAGACAACATTGGTCAGAAACACATTGAGACGCTGAGACACATCTGTGGGACACACCTCAA ACCATCCCTTGGTGAGGATAGAACGCTAATCGACGTAACAAGACAAAGCAAGAAAGAGGCGCCCCATCAGGGAAAAG CAAGCAAccctgaaataacaaatgaagaTGACAAAGAAGTGGGAAAAATGATATCCAAGTCAAATCATCCTAACCATCATAAACCTGGAATATGCGAAGAGACGCTTGAGGAAATGAAAGAAGATGACGAGGAAGAGCAGGACGTGAAGGTGGAGTGGCCTGCAGGAGTTCCGCAGGCATCAGACACAGACCTGGCAAAACTTTGCCATGTAGATGGG AGTCTGTCCTCCGATGGTCTGGTTTCTATTCTGAAGAGGAGGAGAGCATCCCTGGATGGACTGCCGCCCCCTGGCAACATAGACAACAAGATGAACTGCAAACGCAAAGTTCGCTTTATTGAGCCGCAAGATGGCATGGACCAAG atgaagtgggtggagactccTGCTTGATCCTGCTTCTGCTGTGTCTAGTTACCGTGGTGATCAGCGTAGGTGGGACGGCGCTCTACTGCTCCTTGGTGGACAAGTCGTCCAATATTTGCACCGACTTCACTCTGAACATGGACTTCTACGTGACCAACATGTGGAGTTTCTTCCAAGGTTTCCGACATTGGCTGCCTCACGGAACATAA
- the cnstb gene encoding consortin, connexin sorting protein b isoform X2 produces the protein MKEKLAEVTEVMGNNNSEPPNGPDIATHQDDDVTGSVSRYGASSLSPELLASLQSLGENTDYTLLPHSLHQIAQACSLQEDYQLAIQLLQLEKLYHERVLFNLTVLQENWESQCKEKDADKCLPAETDNIGQKHIETLRHICGTHLKPSLGEDRTLIDVTRQSKKEAPHQGKASNPEITNEDDKEVGKMISKSNHPNHHKPGICEETLEEMKEDDEEEQDVKVEWPAGVPQASDTDLAKLCHVDGSLSSDGLVSILKRRRASLDGLPPPGNIDNKMNCKRKVRFIEPQDGMDQVTVVISVGGTALYCSLVDKSSNICTDFTLNMDFYVTNMWSFFQGFRHWLPHGT, from the exons ATGAAAGAAAAGCTGGCTGAGGTGACGGAGGTGATGGGTAATAACAACAGTGAGCCGCCTAATGGTCCAGACATTGCAACTCATCaggatgatgatgtcacag GAAGCGTCTCCAGATATGGAGCGTCGAGCCTCAGCCCAGAGCTGCTGGCCTCTCTGCAGTCTCTTGGAGAAAATACTGACTACACACTACTGCCACACTCGCTACACCAG ATCGCACAAGCCTGCTCACTCCAAGAGGACT ACCAGTTGGCCATCCAGCTTCTCCAGCTAGAGAAGCTCTACCATGAGCGTGTGCTTTTTAACCTCACTGTCCTGCAGGAGAACTGGG AGAGCCAATGTAAAGAGAAGGATGCTGACAAGTGCTTGCCTGCTGAAACAGACAACATTGGTCAGAAACACATTGAGACGCTGAGACACATCTGTGGGACACACCTCAA ACCATCCCTTGGTGAGGATAGAACGCTAATCGACGTAACAAGACAAAGCAAGAAAGAGGCGCCCCATCAGGGAAAAG CAAGCAAccctgaaataacaaatgaagaTGACAAAGAAGTGGGAAAAATGATATCCAAGTCAAATCATCCTAACCATCATAAACCTGGAATATGCGAAGAGACGCTTGAGGAAATGAAAGAAGATGACGAGGAAGAGCAGGACGTGAAGGTGGAGTGGCCTGCAGGAGTTCCGCAGGCATCAGACACAGACCTGGCAAAACTTTGCCATGTAGATGGG AGTCTGTCCTCCGATGGTCTGGTTTCTATTCTGAAGAGGAGGAGAGCATCCCTGGATGGACTGCCGCCCCCTGGCAACATAGACAACAAGATGAACTGCAAACGCAAAGTTCGCTTTATTGAGCCGCAAGATGGCATGGACCAAG TTACCGTGGTGATCAGCGTAGGTGGGACGGCGCTCTACTGCTCCTTGGTGGACAAGTCGTCCAATATTTGCACCGACTTCACTCTGAACATGGACTTCTACGTGACCAACATGTGGAGTTTCTTCCAAGGTTTCCGACATTGGCTGCCTCACGGAACATAA